A genomic region of Arachis stenosperma cultivar V10309 chromosome 9, arast.V10309.gnm1.PFL2, whole genome shotgun sequence contains the following coding sequences:
- the LOC130951555 gene encoding putative GEM-like protein 8 codes for MQTSSILQDLFIGNPIISAACDQLQKTVNRYYLPDPVIAQSQYSTKASKQSRLYSIINKLVKKADSSHSQGVQEHVRLGTKISETVKEKLRLGAHILQVGGVEKVFKQFFRVKEGERLLKASPCYLSTTSGPLAGLLFVSTDKVAFCSDRSMKVYSREGQMCRIRYKVVIPLKKVKCVNQSESIQKPKQKFIEIDTVDNYEFWFMGVLQYQKTFKYLEQAISQAYMKKESPF; via the exons ATGCAGACCTCATCAATTCTTCAAGATTTGTTCATTGGAAATCCAATCATCTCAGCAGCATGTGATCAGCTGCAGAAGACAGTTAACAGATACTACTTGCCTGATCCTGTCATTGCCCAATCTCAGTACTCAACAAAAGCATCAAAACAAA GTAGACTATACTCCATTATAAACAAGCTTGTAAAGAAAGCAGATAGTAGTCATTCACAAGGAGTTCAAGAACATG TGAGATTGGGGACAAAGATATCTGAAACTGTTAAGGAGAAGTTGAGATTAGGGGCTCATATTCTTCAGGTTGGTGGAGTGGAGAAAGTCTTCAAGCAATTCTTTAGGGTGAAAGAAGGGGAGAGGTTATTGAAAGCATCCCCATGCTATCTATCGACGACGTCAGGCCCTCTAGCAGGTCTGCTCTTTGTCTCCACCGACAAGGTTGCCTTCTGCAGCGATAGATCAATGAAGGTCTACAGCCGGGAAGGCCAGATGTGCAGGATCCGTTATAAG GTTGTCATTCCGCTCAAGAAAGTCAAGTGTGTGAACCAAAGTGAAAGTATTCAAAAACCAAAACAGAAGTTTATAGAGATAGATACAGTGGACAATTATGAATTCTGGTTTATGGGTGTCTTACAGTATCAGAAAACTTTCAAATATCTTGAGCAGGCAATTTCACAAGCTTACATGAAGAAAGAGTCACCCTTTTGA
- the LOC130951554 gene encoding uncharacterized protein LOC130951554 gives MGRASIFVYIGVAVVLLFFLSRSPHNHHSSTHRHRRLRLRSNFTLTPSHHHSHHDHVAFDPLVAEIERRREDKQWEMEHLRHNHPELVHEDDYDDSAPGHESQPEWEDFMNAEDYLNDEDKFNVTNRLLLLFPKIDVDPPDGFVSEHELTQWNVLQSNREVLHRSQREMDLHDKNHDGFVSFSEYDPPSWVHNSGVGYDMGWWKEEHFNASDADGDGLLNLTEFNDFLHPADSKNPKLHQWLCQEEIRERDTDRDGKINFKEFFHGLFDLVRNYDEETHNGSHHSDNSMDAPARMLFAQLDKDGDGFLSDVELLPIIGKIHPSEQYYAKQQADYIISQADADKDGRLSLTEMIENPYVFYSAIFNDEDDEDDYDYHDEFR, from the exons ATGGGGAGAGCCTCGATTTTCGTGTACATCGGTGTAGCCGTAGTGCTCCTCTTCTTCCTGTCGCGCTCACCACACAACCACCACTCCTCCACCCACCGCCACCGCCGCCTAAGGCTCCGCTCCAACTTCACCCTAACTCCATCCCACCACCACTCCCACCATGACCACGTCGCCTTCGACCCCCTCGTCGCCGAGATCGAGCGCCGCCGCGAGGACAAGCAGTGGGAGATGGAGCACCTCCGCCACAACCACCCCGAACTAGTTCACGAAGACGACTACGACGACTCCGCCCCCGGCCACGAGTCTCAGCCGGAGTGGGAGGACTTCATGAACGCCGAGGACTACCTCAACGACGAGGACAAGTTCAATGTCACCAACAggctcctcctcctcttccccaaGATCGATGTGGACCCCCCCGACGGGTTTGTTAGCGAGCACGAGTTGACTCAGTGGAACGTTCTCCAGTCCAACAGAGAGGTTCTCCACCGCTCCCAGAGGGAGATGGATCTCCACGACAAGAACCACGACGGCTTCGTCTCCTTCTCCGAGTACGATCCTCCCAGCTGGGTTCACAATTCAG GTGTTGGATATGACATGGGTTGGTGGAAAGAAGAGCATTTTAATGCATCTGATGCAGACGGAGATGGTCTTCTCAACTTAACCGAGTTCAATGA CTTTCTTCACCCAGCTGACAGCAAAAACCCAAAGCTTCATCAATGGCTGTGCCAGGAGGAAATCAG GGAGAGAGATACAGACCGAGATGGGAAGATCAACTTTAAAGAGTTTTTCCATGGGCTCTTTGATTTGGTAAGAAATTATGATGAAGAAACTCACAATGGTTCACATCATTCTGATAATTCAATGGATGCACCAGCTAGAATGTTGTTTGCTCAGCTTGACAAAGATGGAGATGG GTTCTTGTCAGATGTTGAACTACTCCCTATAATTGGGAAAATCCATCCATCTGAGCAATATTATGCAAAGCAACAAGCAGATTATATCATTTCACAG GCGGACGCTGACAAAGATGGGCGCCTTAGTTTGACTGAGATGATTGAGAACCCATATGTATTTTATAGTGCCATTTTCAACGATGAAGATGACGAAGACGACTATGATTACCACGACGAGTTCCGGTGA